In Pseudomonas lalkuanensis, the following are encoded in one genomic region:
- the sdhC gene encoding succinate dehydrogenase, cytochrome b556 subunit has protein sequence MNSQRPVNLDLRTIKLPITAYTSILHRISGVILFFGIAVLLFALDKSLSSEEGFEQVKACLTSPLAKLVIWGLLSALLYHLVAGVRHLVMDAGVGETLEGGALGSKIVIVVSAVLIVLLGVWVW, from the coding sequence GTGAATAGCCAACGACCTGTAAACCTAGATCTCAGGACCATCAAACTCCCCATCACTGCTTACACGTCCATCCTGCATCGTATCTCCGGCGTCATCCTCTTCTTCGGTATTGCCGTGCTGCTGTTCGCGCTCGACAAGTCGCTGAGCTCCGAGGAAGGCTTCGAGCAGGTAAAAGCGTGCCTGACCAGTCCGCTGGCCAAGCTGGTGATTTGGGGCCTCCTGTCCGCGCTGCTTTACCACCTGGTCGCCGGTGTGCGCCACCTGGTAATGGATGCGGGCGTCGGCGAAACGCTCGAGGGCGGTGCGCTGGGCTCGAAAATCGTCATCGTAGTTTCTGCGGTGCTGATCGTGCTGCTGGGGGTGTGGGTATGGTAA
- the sdhD gene encoding succinate dehydrogenase, hydrophobic membrane anchor protein produces MVTNVTNFSRSGLYDWMAQRVSAVVLAAYFLFLLGYLLFNPGLTYADWHGLFSHTAMRIFSLLALVALSVHAWVGMWTISTDYLTPMALGKAATVVRFLFQAVCGMAMFAFFVWGVQILWGV; encoded by the coding sequence ATGGTAACCAACGTCACGAACTTCTCGCGTTCGGGCCTATATGACTGGATGGCTCAGCGTGTTTCTGCGGTCGTTCTCGCGGCTTATTTCCTCTTCCTGCTGGGCTACCTGCTGTTCAATCCGGGTCTGACCTATGCCGACTGGCACGGTCTGTTCTCCCACACCGCAATGCGCATCTTCAGCCTGCTGGCCCTGGTCGCCCTGAGCGTTCACGCCTGGGTTGGCATGTGGACCATCTCCACCGACTACCTGACGCCCATGGCGCTGGGCAAGGCGGCGACTGTCGTGCGTTTCCTGTTCCAGGCGGTATGCGGCATGGCAATGTTCGCGTTCTTCGTCTGGGGCGTGCAGATTCTCTGGGGTGTGTGA
- the sdhA gene encoding succinate dehydrogenase flavoprotein subunit: MASIRTLSFDAIIVGGGGAGMRAALQLAQGGHKTAVVTKVFPTRSHTVSAQGGITCAIASADPNDDWRWHMYDTVKGSDYIGDQDAIEYMCSVGPEAVFELEHMGLPFSRTEQGRIYQRPFGGQSKDFGKGGQAARTCAAADRTGHALLHTLYQANLKNGTSFLNEWYAVDLVKNQDGAVVGIIAICIETGETVYIRSKAVVLATGGAGRIYASTTNALINTGDGVGMALRAGVPVQDIEMWQFHPTGIAGAGVLVTEGCRGEGGYLINAHGERFMERYAPNAKDLAGRDVVARSMVKEVIAGNGVGPNKDHVLLKLDHLGEEVLHSRLPGICELSKTFAHVDPVVAPIPVIPTCHYMMGGVATNIHGQAITQDANGNDTIVEGLFAVGEVACVSVHGANRLGGNSLLDLVVFGRAAGLHLEKALKEGIEARGASETDIEQSLKRLSGVNERTSGEEVAPLKRELQQCMQNYFGVFRTGEYMQKGIAQLAELRERIANVKINDKSQAFNTARIEALELQNLLEVAEATAIAAEVRKESRGAHAREDFEDRDDENWLCHTLYFPGEKRVAKRAVNFAPKTVPAFEPKVRTY, encoded by the coding sequence ATGGCTAGCATTCGTACTCTTTCCTTCGACGCCATCATCGTAGGTGGTGGCGGCGCCGGCATGCGCGCTGCGCTGCAACTGGCCCAGGGTGGCCACAAGACCGCTGTGGTGACCAAGGTCTTCCCGACCCGCTCCCACACCGTATCCGCCCAGGGCGGCATCACCTGTGCCATCGCTTCGGCCGACCCGAACGACGATTGGCGCTGGCACATGTACGACACCGTCAAGGGCTCCGACTACATCGGTGACCAGGACGCCATCGAATACATGTGCTCCGTAGGTCCGGAAGCCGTGTTCGAACTGGAACACATGGGCCTGCCGTTCTCCCGTACCGAACAGGGGCGTATCTACCAGCGTCCGTTCGGTGGTCAGTCCAAGGACTTCGGCAAGGGTGGTCAGGCTGCCCGTACCTGCGCCGCTGCCGACCGTACCGGTCACGCACTGCTGCACACCCTGTACCAGGCCAACCTGAAGAACGGCACCTCGTTCCTCAACGAGTGGTACGCCGTTGACCTGGTGAAGAACCAGGACGGCGCCGTGGTCGGCATCATCGCCATCTGCATCGAGACCGGCGAAACCGTATACATCCGTTCCAAAGCCGTGGTTCTGGCCACCGGCGGTGCTGGTCGTATCTACGCCTCCACCACCAACGCCCTGATCAACACCGGTGACGGCGTGGGCATGGCCCTGCGTGCTGGTGTGCCGGTGCAGGACATCGAAATGTGGCAGTTCCACCCGACCGGTATCGCCGGCGCTGGTGTACTGGTCACCGAAGGCTGCCGTGGTGAAGGTGGTTACCTGATCAACGCCCATGGCGAGCGCTTCATGGAGCGTTACGCTCCGAACGCCAAGGACCTGGCCGGCCGCGACGTGGTCGCCCGTTCCATGGTCAAGGAAGTGATCGCCGGCAACGGTGTGGGCCCGAACAAGGACCACGTACTGCTGAAGCTCGACCACCTCGGCGAGGAAGTCCTGCACAGCCGCCTGCCTGGCATCTGCGAACTGTCCAAAACTTTCGCGCACGTCGACCCGGTCGTCGCTCCGATCCCGGTTATCCCGACCTGCCACTACATGATGGGCGGCGTTGCCACCAACATTCATGGTCAGGCCATCACCCAGGACGCCAACGGTAACGACACCATTGTCGAAGGCCTGTTCGCCGTGGGCGAAGTGGCTTGCGTATCGGTTCATGGCGCCAACCGCCTGGGCGGCAACTCGCTGCTCGACCTGGTGGTATTCGGCCGTGCCGCCGGTCTGCACCTGGAGAAGGCGCTCAAGGAAGGTATCGAGGCGCGCGGCGCCAGCGAGACCGACATCGAGCAGTCCCTCAAGCGTCTGTCCGGTGTCAACGAGCGCACCAGCGGCGAAGAAGTCGCTCCGTTGAAGCGCGAGCTGCAACAGTGCATGCAGAACTACTTCGGCGTATTCCGTACTGGCGAATACATGCAGAAGGGTATCGCTCAGCTGGCCGAGCTGCGTGAGCGCATCGCCAACGTGAAGATCAACGACAAGTCCCAGGCTTTCAACACCGCGCGTATCGAAGCGCTGGAGCTGCAGAACCTGCTGGAAGTCGCTGAAGCCACCGCCATCGCCGCCGAAGTGCGCAAAGAGTCCCGTGGTGCTCACGCCCGTGAAGACTTCGAAGACCGCGACGACGAGAACTGGCTGTGCCACACCCTGTACTTCCCGGGTGAGAAGCGCGTTGCCAAGCGCGCTGTCAACTTCGCGCCGAAGACTGTTCCGGCGTTCGAACCCAAAGTACGTACTTATTAA